One region of Pogoniulus pusillus isolate bPogPus1 chromosome 19, bPogPus1.pri, whole genome shotgun sequence genomic DNA includes:
- the LOC135184018 gene encoding phosphatidylinositol-binding clathrin assembly protein-like isoform X6 yields MMSGQSITDRITAAQHSVTGSAVAKAVCKATTHEVMGPKKKHLDYLIQCTNEMNVNIPQLADTLFERTANSSWVVVFKALITTHHLMMYGNERFIQYLASRNTLFNLNNYLDKSAMQGYDMSTFIRRYSRYLNEKALSYRLVAVDFTKMKRGIDGVMRTMNAEKLLKTLPIIQNQLDALLDFDANPNELTNGVINAAFMLLFKDSIRLFAAYNEGIINLLERYFDMKKNQCKEGLDIYKKFLARMTKLSEFLKVAEQVGIDQGDIPDLTQAPSSLLEALEQHLASVEGKKTKEVSAASRASALSSAVSTLANTGMSFSRMDEKEKQQALEEEQARLQALKEQRLREISVVSNSTSTSASPSTLSGKSVNTTVAVDLFAVPAPTTNSMPNLSSDLFDLQPTFVPTVQSTPAISTSASSAWGGFPLHSAPPSTTSSTINVDFDAVFGGKSTAPEYRATNDDVLQPTVPLQSQRAASVNQQSGKILADDLDSSLANLVGNLGFGGTPSKKSDMQWTQPAEKKLTGGTNWQAKTSTSTTWSPTPLPTIPHRVPAPITYPLTTPQVPVYGMVPPQVGTAPLMAPQSMMYTQPGLRPTNPFAPVSETQIQFL; encoded by the exons ATCTCATACAGTGCACAAATGAAATGAATGTGAATATTCCACAGCTGGCAGACACACTCTTTGAGAGAACTGCGAACAGTAGCTGGGTTGTAGTCTTCAAAGCTCTAATTACAACACACCACCTCATGATGTATGGAAACGAG CGCTTTATCCAGTATCTTGCATCCCGAAACACTCTGTTCAATTTAAATAACTACCTGGACAAAAGTGCCATGCAAG GCTATGATATGTCTACCTTCATTAGGAGATACAGTAGATACTTGAATGAAAAAGCACTTTCATATAGACTTGTAGCAGTTGACTTCACCAAAATGAAAAGAGG GATAGATGGAGTGATGAGAACCATGAATGCTGAAAAGCTGCTGAAAACCCTCCCAATCATACAGAACCAGCTTGATGCACTCCTTGATTTTGAT GCAAATCCAAATGAACTAACAAATGGTGTTATAAATGCTGCCTTCATGCTCCTCTTTAAGGATTCCATTAGACTTTTTGCAGCATACAATGAGGGGATTATTAATCTTTTAG AAAGATATTTTGATATGAAGAAGAACCAGTGCAAAGAAGGCTTGGATATTTACAAAAAATTTCTAGCCAGAATGACCAAATTGTCAGAATTTCTCAAAGTAGCAGAG CAAGTTGGAATTGATCAGGGTGACATTCCAGATCTTACTCAG GCACCTAGCAGCTTGcttgaagcactggaacagcatTTGGCTTCTgtggagggaaagaaaacaaaagaagtctctgctgccagcag AGCTAGTGCCCTATCAAGTGCTGTTTCCACACTTGCCAATACAGGAATGTCATTTAGCAGGAtggatgaaaaagaaaagcagcaggcatTGGAGGAGGAGCAAGCTAGACTGCAGGCACTTAAG GAGCAGCGATTAAGAGAGATTTCTGTAGTATCAAATTCCACTTCCACATCAGCATCCCCAAGCACCTTGTCAGGAAAAAGTGTGAATACCACTGTAGCTGTTGACCTCTTTGCAGTACCAGCACCCACAACGAATAG CATGCCCAACCTTTCTAGTGATCTCTTTGATCTTCAGCCTACATTTGTTCCAACTGTTCAGAGTACTCCAGCTATATCAACATCAGCAAGCAGTGCTTGGGGAG GTTTTCCTCTTCATTCAGCCCCTCCAAGTACCACCTCTTCAACAATTAATGTGGACTTCGATGCTGTTTTTGGAGGAAAGTCTACAGCACCAGAGTACAGGGCTACAAACG ATGATGTATTGCAACCCACGGTACCGCTACAGAGTCAAAGAGCTGCTTCAGTCAACCAACAGAGTGGAAAAATTTTGGCAGATGACCTTGATTCTTCACTTGCTAATCTGGTAGGAA ATCTTGGCTTTGGAGGAACTCCATCCAAAAA ATCAGATATGCAGTGGacccagcctgcagagaaaaaaCTTACTGGTGGAACAAACTGGCAAGCAAAAACAAGCACATCGACCACGTGGAGCCCCACTCCCTTACCTACTATCCCACACAGG GTACCTGCTCCTATTACATACCCGTTGACTACACCTCAAGTGCCTGTTTATGGAATG GTACCTCCTCAGGTTGGAACTGCTCCTTTGATGGCACCTCAGTCAATGATGTATACACAGCCTGGTCTAAGGCCAACAAATCCTTTTGCACCTGTTTCTGAAACTCAG ATTCAGTTTCTGTAG
- the LOC135184018 gene encoding phosphatidylinositol-binding clathrin assembly protein-like isoform X3 codes for MMSGQSITDRITAAQHSVTGSAVAKAVCKATTHEVMGPKKKHLDYLIQCTNEMNVNIPQLADTLFERTANSSWVVVFKALITTHHLMMYGNERFIQYLASRNTLFNLNNYLDKSAMQGYDMSTFIRRYSRYLNEKALSYRLVAVDFTKMKRGIDGVMRTMNAEKLLKTLPIIQNQLDALLDFDANPNELTNGVINAAFMLLFKDSIRLFAAYNEGIINLLERYFDMKKNQCKEGLDIYKKFLARMTKLSEFLKVAEQVGIDQGDIPDLTQAPSSLLEALEQHLASVEGKKTKEVSAASRASALSSAVSTLANTGMSFSRMDEKEKQQALEEEQARLQALKEQRLREISVVSNSTSTSASPSTLSGKSVNTTVAVDLFAVPAPTTNSMPNLSSDLFDLQPTFVPTVQSTPAISTSASSAWGGPFSSSNGCVGSPPHLDIFDMKPVEEAVKSTTPFINSTFSSKQTVELFSGFPLHSAPPSTTSSTINVDFDAVFGGKSTAPEYRATNDDVLQPTVPLQSQRAASVNQQSGKILADDLDSSLANLVGNLGFGGTPSKKSDMQWTQPAEKKLTGGTNWQAKTSTSTTWSPTPLPTIPHRNGVHYPAYVPAPITYPLTTPQVPVYGMVPPQVGTAPLMAPQSMMYTQPGLRPTNPFAPVSETQIQFL; via the exons ATCTCATACAGTGCACAAATGAAATGAATGTGAATATTCCACAGCTGGCAGACACACTCTTTGAGAGAACTGCGAACAGTAGCTGGGTTGTAGTCTTCAAAGCTCTAATTACAACACACCACCTCATGATGTATGGAAACGAG CGCTTTATCCAGTATCTTGCATCCCGAAACACTCTGTTCAATTTAAATAACTACCTGGACAAAAGTGCCATGCAAG GCTATGATATGTCTACCTTCATTAGGAGATACAGTAGATACTTGAATGAAAAAGCACTTTCATATAGACTTGTAGCAGTTGACTTCACCAAAATGAAAAGAGG GATAGATGGAGTGATGAGAACCATGAATGCTGAAAAGCTGCTGAAAACCCTCCCAATCATACAGAACCAGCTTGATGCACTCCTTGATTTTGAT GCAAATCCAAATGAACTAACAAATGGTGTTATAAATGCTGCCTTCATGCTCCTCTTTAAGGATTCCATTAGACTTTTTGCAGCATACAATGAGGGGATTATTAATCTTTTAG AAAGATATTTTGATATGAAGAAGAACCAGTGCAAAGAAGGCTTGGATATTTACAAAAAATTTCTAGCCAGAATGACCAAATTGTCAGAATTTCTCAAAGTAGCAGAG CAAGTTGGAATTGATCAGGGTGACATTCCAGATCTTACTCAG GCACCTAGCAGCTTGcttgaagcactggaacagcatTTGGCTTCTgtggagggaaagaaaacaaaagaagtctctgctgccagcag AGCTAGTGCCCTATCAAGTGCTGTTTCCACACTTGCCAATACAGGAATGTCATTTAGCAGGAtggatgaaaaagaaaagcagcaggcatTGGAGGAGGAGCAAGCTAGACTGCAGGCACTTAAG GAGCAGCGATTAAGAGAGATTTCTGTAGTATCAAATTCCACTTCCACATCAGCATCCCCAAGCACCTTGTCAGGAAAAAGTGTGAATACCACTGTAGCTGTTGACCTCTTTGCAGTACCAGCACCCACAACGAATAG CATGCCCAACCTTTCTAGTGATCTCTTTGATCTTCAGCCTACATTTGTTCCAACTGTTCAGAGTACTCCAGCTATATCAACATCAGCAAGCAGTGCTTGGGGAG GTCCTTTCTCGTCCTCAAATGGTTGTGTTGGTTCTCCACCTCATCTGGACATCTTTGACATGAAGCCAGTTGAAGAAGCTGTAAAATCTACCACCCCTTTCATCAATTCTACTTTTTCCTCCAAACAAACGGTGGAGCTGTTTAGtg GTTTTCCTCTTCATTCAGCCCCTCCAAGTACCACCTCTTCAACAATTAATGTGGACTTCGATGCTGTTTTTGGAGGAAAGTCTACAGCACCAGAGTACAGGGCTACAAACG ATGATGTATTGCAACCCACGGTACCGCTACAGAGTCAAAGAGCTGCTTCAGTCAACCAACAGAGTGGAAAAATTTTGGCAGATGACCTTGATTCTTCACTTGCTAATCTGGTAGGAA ATCTTGGCTTTGGAGGAACTCCATCCAAAAA ATCAGATATGCAGTGGacccagcctgcagagaaaaaaCTTACTGGTGGAACAAACTGGCAAGCAAAAACAAGCACATCGACCACGTGGAGCCCCACTCCCTTACCTACTATCCCACACAGG AATGGAGTGCACTATCCTGCATAT GTACCTGCTCCTATTACATACCCGTTGACTACACCTCAAGTGCCTGTTTATGGAATG GTACCTCCTCAGGTTGGAACTGCTCCTTTGATGGCACCTCAGTCAATGATGTATACACAGCCTGGTCTAAGGCCAACAAATCCTTTTGCACCTGTTTCTGAAACTCAG ATTCAGTTTCTGTAG
- the LOC135184018 gene encoding phosphatidylinositol-binding clathrin assembly protein-like isoform X1: protein MMSGQSITDRITAAQHSVTGSAVAKAVCKATTHEVMGPKKKHLDYLIQCTNEMNVNIPQLADTLFERTANSSWVVVFKALITTHHLMMYGNERFIQYLASRNTLFNLNNYLDKSAMQGYDMSTFIRRYSRYLNEKALSYRLVAVDFTKMKRGIDGVMRTMNAEKLLKTLPIIQNQLDALLDFDANPNELTNGVINAAFMLLFKDSIRLFAAYNEGIINLLERYFDMKKNQCKEGLDIYKKFLARMTKLSEFLKVAEQVGIDQGDIPDLTQAPSSLLEALEQHLASVEGKKTKEVSAASRASALSSAVSTLANTGMSFSRMDEKEKQQALEEEQARLQALKEQRLREISVVSNSTSTSASPSTLSGKSVNTTVAVDLFAVPAPTTNSMPNLSSDLFDLQPTFVPTVQSTPAISTSASSAWGGPFSSSNGCVGSPPHLDIFDMKPVEEAVKSTTPFINSTFSSKQTVELFSDDFSGHKPTYASVYHPVTLDGFPLHSAPPSTTSSTINVDFDAVFGGKSTAPEYRATNDDVLQPTVPLQSQRAASVNQQSGKILADDLDSSLANLVGNLGFGGTPSKKSDMQWTQPAEKKLTGGTNWQAKTSTSTTWSPTPLPTIPHRNGVHYPAYVPAPITYPLTTPQVPVYGMVPPQVGTAPLMAPQSMMYTQPGLRPTNPFAPVSETQIQFL from the exons ATCTCATACAGTGCACAAATGAAATGAATGTGAATATTCCACAGCTGGCAGACACACTCTTTGAGAGAACTGCGAACAGTAGCTGGGTTGTAGTCTTCAAAGCTCTAATTACAACACACCACCTCATGATGTATGGAAACGAG CGCTTTATCCAGTATCTTGCATCCCGAAACACTCTGTTCAATTTAAATAACTACCTGGACAAAAGTGCCATGCAAG GCTATGATATGTCTACCTTCATTAGGAGATACAGTAGATACTTGAATGAAAAAGCACTTTCATATAGACTTGTAGCAGTTGACTTCACCAAAATGAAAAGAGG GATAGATGGAGTGATGAGAACCATGAATGCTGAAAAGCTGCTGAAAACCCTCCCAATCATACAGAACCAGCTTGATGCACTCCTTGATTTTGAT GCAAATCCAAATGAACTAACAAATGGTGTTATAAATGCTGCCTTCATGCTCCTCTTTAAGGATTCCATTAGACTTTTTGCAGCATACAATGAGGGGATTATTAATCTTTTAG AAAGATATTTTGATATGAAGAAGAACCAGTGCAAAGAAGGCTTGGATATTTACAAAAAATTTCTAGCCAGAATGACCAAATTGTCAGAATTTCTCAAAGTAGCAGAG CAAGTTGGAATTGATCAGGGTGACATTCCAGATCTTACTCAG GCACCTAGCAGCTTGcttgaagcactggaacagcatTTGGCTTCTgtggagggaaagaaaacaaaagaagtctctgctgccagcag AGCTAGTGCCCTATCAAGTGCTGTTTCCACACTTGCCAATACAGGAATGTCATTTAGCAGGAtggatgaaaaagaaaagcagcaggcatTGGAGGAGGAGCAAGCTAGACTGCAGGCACTTAAG GAGCAGCGATTAAGAGAGATTTCTGTAGTATCAAATTCCACTTCCACATCAGCATCCCCAAGCACCTTGTCAGGAAAAAGTGTGAATACCACTGTAGCTGTTGACCTCTTTGCAGTACCAGCACCCACAACGAATAG CATGCCCAACCTTTCTAGTGATCTCTTTGATCTTCAGCCTACATTTGTTCCAACTGTTCAGAGTACTCCAGCTATATCAACATCAGCAAGCAGTGCTTGGGGAG GTCCTTTCTCGTCCTCAAATGGTTGTGTTGGTTCTCCACCTCATCTGGACATCTTTGACATGAAGCCAGTTGAAGAAGCTGTAAAATCTACCACCCCTTTCATCAATTCTACTTTTTCCTCCAAACAAACGGTGGAGCTGTTTAGtg ATGACTTTAGTGGTCATAAACCTACATATGCTTCTGTGTATCATCCTGTGACTCTTGATG GTTTTCCTCTTCATTCAGCCCCTCCAAGTACCACCTCTTCAACAATTAATGTGGACTTCGATGCTGTTTTTGGAGGAAAGTCTACAGCACCAGAGTACAGGGCTACAAACG ATGATGTATTGCAACCCACGGTACCGCTACAGAGTCAAAGAGCTGCTTCAGTCAACCAACAGAGTGGAAAAATTTTGGCAGATGACCTTGATTCTTCACTTGCTAATCTGGTAGGAA ATCTTGGCTTTGGAGGAACTCCATCCAAAAA ATCAGATATGCAGTGGacccagcctgcagagaaaaaaCTTACTGGTGGAACAAACTGGCAAGCAAAAACAAGCACATCGACCACGTGGAGCCCCACTCCCTTACCTACTATCCCACACAGG AATGGAGTGCACTATCCTGCATAT GTACCTGCTCCTATTACATACCCGTTGACTACACCTCAAGTGCCTGTTTATGGAATG GTACCTCCTCAGGTTGGAACTGCTCCTTTGATGGCACCTCAGTCAATGATGTATACACAGCCTGGTCTAAGGCCAACAAATCCTTTTGCACCTGTTTCTGAAACTCAG ATTCAGTTTCTGTAG
- the LOC135184018 gene encoding phosphatidylinositol-binding clathrin assembly protein-like isoform X5: MMSGQSITDRITAAQHSVTGSAVAKAVCKATTHEVMGPKKKHLDYLIQCTNEMNVNIPQLADTLFERTANSSWVVVFKALITTHHLMMYGNERFIQYLASRNTLFNLNNYLDKSAMQGYDMSTFIRRYSRYLNEKALSYRLVAVDFTKMKRGIDGVMRTMNAEKLLKTLPIIQNQLDALLDFDANPNELTNGVINAAFMLLFKDSIRLFAAYNEGIINLLERYFDMKKNQCKEGLDIYKKFLARMTKLSEFLKVAEQVGIDQGDIPDLTQAPSSLLEALEQHLASVEGKKTKEVSAASRASALSSAVSTLANTGMSFSRMDEKEKQQALEEEQARLQALKEQRLREISVVSNSTSTSASPSTLSGKSVNTTVAVDLFAVPAPTTNSMPNLSSDLFDLQPTFVPTVQSTPAISTSASSAWGGFPLHSAPPSTTSSTINVDFDAVFGGKSTAPEYRATNDDVLQPTVPLQSQRAASVNQQSGKILADDLDSSLANLVGNLGFGGTPSKKSDMQWTQPAEKKLTGGTNWQAKTSTSTTWSPTPLPTIPHRNGVHYPAYVPAPITYPLTTPQVPVYGMVPPQVGTAPLMAPQSMMYTQPGLRPTNPFAPVSETQIQFL; the protein is encoded by the exons ATCTCATACAGTGCACAAATGAAATGAATGTGAATATTCCACAGCTGGCAGACACACTCTTTGAGAGAACTGCGAACAGTAGCTGGGTTGTAGTCTTCAAAGCTCTAATTACAACACACCACCTCATGATGTATGGAAACGAG CGCTTTATCCAGTATCTTGCATCCCGAAACACTCTGTTCAATTTAAATAACTACCTGGACAAAAGTGCCATGCAAG GCTATGATATGTCTACCTTCATTAGGAGATACAGTAGATACTTGAATGAAAAAGCACTTTCATATAGACTTGTAGCAGTTGACTTCACCAAAATGAAAAGAGG GATAGATGGAGTGATGAGAACCATGAATGCTGAAAAGCTGCTGAAAACCCTCCCAATCATACAGAACCAGCTTGATGCACTCCTTGATTTTGAT GCAAATCCAAATGAACTAACAAATGGTGTTATAAATGCTGCCTTCATGCTCCTCTTTAAGGATTCCATTAGACTTTTTGCAGCATACAATGAGGGGATTATTAATCTTTTAG AAAGATATTTTGATATGAAGAAGAACCAGTGCAAAGAAGGCTTGGATATTTACAAAAAATTTCTAGCCAGAATGACCAAATTGTCAGAATTTCTCAAAGTAGCAGAG CAAGTTGGAATTGATCAGGGTGACATTCCAGATCTTACTCAG GCACCTAGCAGCTTGcttgaagcactggaacagcatTTGGCTTCTgtggagggaaagaaaacaaaagaagtctctgctgccagcag AGCTAGTGCCCTATCAAGTGCTGTTTCCACACTTGCCAATACAGGAATGTCATTTAGCAGGAtggatgaaaaagaaaagcagcaggcatTGGAGGAGGAGCAAGCTAGACTGCAGGCACTTAAG GAGCAGCGATTAAGAGAGATTTCTGTAGTATCAAATTCCACTTCCACATCAGCATCCCCAAGCACCTTGTCAGGAAAAAGTGTGAATACCACTGTAGCTGTTGACCTCTTTGCAGTACCAGCACCCACAACGAATAG CATGCCCAACCTTTCTAGTGATCTCTTTGATCTTCAGCCTACATTTGTTCCAACTGTTCAGAGTACTCCAGCTATATCAACATCAGCAAGCAGTGCTTGGGGAG GTTTTCCTCTTCATTCAGCCCCTCCAAGTACCACCTCTTCAACAATTAATGTGGACTTCGATGCTGTTTTTGGAGGAAAGTCTACAGCACCAGAGTACAGGGCTACAAACG ATGATGTATTGCAACCCACGGTACCGCTACAGAGTCAAAGAGCTGCTTCAGTCAACCAACAGAGTGGAAAAATTTTGGCAGATGACCTTGATTCTTCACTTGCTAATCTGGTAGGAA ATCTTGGCTTTGGAGGAACTCCATCCAAAAA ATCAGATATGCAGTGGacccagcctgcagagaaaaaaCTTACTGGTGGAACAAACTGGCAAGCAAAAACAAGCACATCGACCACGTGGAGCCCCACTCCCTTACCTACTATCCCACACAGG AATGGAGTGCACTATCCTGCATAT GTACCTGCTCCTATTACATACCCGTTGACTACACCTCAAGTGCCTGTTTATGGAATG GTACCTCCTCAGGTTGGAACTGCTCCTTTGATGGCACCTCAGTCAATGATGTATACACAGCCTGGTCTAAGGCCAACAAATCCTTTTGCACCTGTTTCTGAAACTCAG ATTCAGTTTCTGTAG
- the LOC135184018 gene encoding phosphatidylinositol-binding clathrin assembly protein-like isoform X2 gives MMSGQSITDRITAAQHSVTGSAVAKAVCKATTHEVMGPKKKHLDYLIQCTNEMNVNIPQLADTLFERTANSSWVVVFKALITTHHLMMYGNERFIQYLASRNTLFNLNNYLDKSAMQGYDMSTFIRRYSRYLNEKALSYRLVAVDFTKMKRGIDGVMRTMNAEKLLKTLPIIQNQLDALLDFDANPNELTNGVINAAFMLLFKDSIRLFAAYNEGIINLLERYFDMKKNQCKEGLDIYKKFLARMTKLSEFLKVAEQVGIDQGDIPDLTQAPSSLLEALEQHLASVEGKKTKEVSAASRASALSSAVSTLANTGMSFSRMDEKEKQQALEEEQARLQALKEQRLREISVVSNSTSTSASPSTLSGKSVNTTVAVDLFAVPAPTTNSMPNLSSDLFDLQPTFVPTVQSTPAISTSASSAWGGPFSSSNGCVGSPPHLDIFDMKPVEEAVKSTTPFINSTFSSKQTVELFSDDFSGHKPTYASVYHPVTLDGFPLHSAPPSTTSSTINVDFDAVFGGKSTAPEYRATNDDVLQPTVPLQSQRAASVNQQSGKILADDLDSSLANLVGNLGFGGTPSKKSDMQWTQPAEKKLTGGTNWQAKTSTSTTWSPTPLPTIPHRVPAPITYPLTTPQVPVYGMVPPQVGTAPLMAPQSMMYTQPGLRPTNPFAPVSETQIQFL, from the exons ATCTCATACAGTGCACAAATGAAATGAATGTGAATATTCCACAGCTGGCAGACACACTCTTTGAGAGAACTGCGAACAGTAGCTGGGTTGTAGTCTTCAAAGCTCTAATTACAACACACCACCTCATGATGTATGGAAACGAG CGCTTTATCCAGTATCTTGCATCCCGAAACACTCTGTTCAATTTAAATAACTACCTGGACAAAAGTGCCATGCAAG GCTATGATATGTCTACCTTCATTAGGAGATACAGTAGATACTTGAATGAAAAAGCACTTTCATATAGACTTGTAGCAGTTGACTTCACCAAAATGAAAAGAGG GATAGATGGAGTGATGAGAACCATGAATGCTGAAAAGCTGCTGAAAACCCTCCCAATCATACAGAACCAGCTTGATGCACTCCTTGATTTTGAT GCAAATCCAAATGAACTAACAAATGGTGTTATAAATGCTGCCTTCATGCTCCTCTTTAAGGATTCCATTAGACTTTTTGCAGCATACAATGAGGGGATTATTAATCTTTTAG AAAGATATTTTGATATGAAGAAGAACCAGTGCAAAGAAGGCTTGGATATTTACAAAAAATTTCTAGCCAGAATGACCAAATTGTCAGAATTTCTCAAAGTAGCAGAG CAAGTTGGAATTGATCAGGGTGACATTCCAGATCTTACTCAG GCACCTAGCAGCTTGcttgaagcactggaacagcatTTGGCTTCTgtggagggaaagaaaacaaaagaagtctctgctgccagcag AGCTAGTGCCCTATCAAGTGCTGTTTCCACACTTGCCAATACAGGAATGTCATTTAGCAGGAtggatgaaaaagaaaagcagcaggcatTGGAGGAGGAGCAAGCTAGACTGCAGGCACTTAAG GAGCAGCGATTAAGAGAGATTTCTGTAGTATCAAATTCCACTTCCACATCAGCATCCCCAAGCACCTTGTCAGGAAAAAGTGTGAATACCACTGTAGCTGTTGACCTCTTTGCAGTACCAGCACCCACAACGAATAG CATGCCCAACCTTTCTAGTGATCTCTTTGATCTTCAGCCTACATTTGTTCCAACTGTTCAGAGTACTCCAGCTATATCAACATCAGCAAGCAGTGCTTGGGGAG GTCCTTTCTCGTCCTCAAATGGTTGTGTTGGTTCTCCACCTCATCTGGACATCTTTGACATGAAGCCAGTTGAAGAAGCTGTAAAATCTACCACCCCTTTCATCAATTCTACTTTTTCCTCCAAACAAACGGTGGAGCTGTTTAGtg ATGACTTTAGTGGTCATAAACCTACATATGCTTCTGTGTATCATCCTGTGACTCTTGATG GTTTTCCTCTTCATTCAGCCCCTCCAAGTACCACCTCTTCAACAATTAATGTGGACTTCGATGCTGTTTTTGGAGGAAAGTCTACAGCACCAGAGTACAGGGCTACAAACG ATGATGTATTGCAACCCACGGTACCGCTACAGAGTCAAAGAGCTGCTTCAGTCAACCAACAGAGTGGAAAAATTTTGGCAGATGACCTTGATTCTTCACTTGCTAATCTGGTAGGAA ATCTTGGCTTTGGAGGAACTCCATCCAAAAA ATCAGATATGCAGTGGacccagcctgcagagaaaaaaCTTACTGGTGGAACAAACTGGCAAGCAAAAACAAGCACATCGACCACGTGGAGCCCCACTCCCTTACCTACTATCCCACACAGG GTACCTGCTCCTATTACATACCCGTTGACTACACCTCAAGTGCCTGTTTATGGAATG GTACCTCCTCAGGTTGGAACTGCTCCTTTGATGGCACCTCAGTCAATGATGTATACACAGCCTGGTCTAAGGCCAACAAATCCTTTTGCACCTGTTTCTGAAACTCAG ATTCAGTTTCTGTAG